A window of Candidatus Binataceae bacterium genomic DNA:
ACGTCGAGTCCTTGATGGGCGCGATCATGGCGGTGGGCGTCGGAGTTGCCAACGGCAACCTGCTTATCACCTTTGCCAACGAGTTGCGCGAGGAAGGCAAGAGCCCGTTAGAAAGCGCGATTGAGGCGGGACGAATCCGGTTTCGCCCGATCATCATGACCGCGCTTGCGATGGTTCTCGGCATGCTGCCGATGGCGCTGGCGCTAGGCTCGGGATCCGAACAAAACGCACCCCTCGGCCGTGCCGTCATCGGAGGCCTGATCGTCGCTACGCTCATGACCCTCTTCGTGGTGCCGGCGATCTATTCGATCTTCAGCCTTTCGCTCATCACCAAGCGTGAGCGTGACCATCGTGTCGATTCGATTACCTTTCCGGGCGTCTAGAAAGAGAGGTCTTTCAAAATGACAACAACAAATCCAAGGCCGATCAAAACCCGGAGCAGCCGATTGCGCTTCATTCTGGGTTCAACCGTCAGTGTTTTGCTGGTGTCGCTGGTTTCGGGCGGAATCGTCCTCGCCTACCAGATGCGCTTGCAATCGCAGAGCATTGAGCTGACCGACAAAATGAATCGCGGCCCGCGCGTGCTGGTGGAGGCAATCAACCAGGCCGGCAGTGCGGGTACCTACGAAGTCCCAGTGACGATTCGCGGCTTCATCGAGACCCCCGTCTACGCGAAGGTCGCCGGATACCTCAAGAAACTCATGGTCGATAAGGGGGACCGCGTCCACAAGGGCGAAGTGATCGCTATCATCGAATCCCCTGAGACCGATAAGCAGGTTGCCGACGCGAAGGCCTCCTACCAGTACCAGGATGTGACCGACCGCCGCGATCAGTACCTGCTCAACAACGGTGTGATCTCGCAGCAGATGGCCGACGACCAACACGCCCAGATGCTCGAAGCCAAAGCCTTCTACCAACAGGAAGTGGCGATGCAATCGTACGAGGCGGTTACCTCGCAGTTCGACGGAGTCGTAACCGCCCGTTATGTCGATCCGGGAGCGTTGATACCGCAATCAACCAGTCCGTCGACCATTTCCAGTAACACGCCGATCGTCTGGCTGGCGACTCTCCAGCCGCTTCGCGTTTTTGCCTACGTGCCCCAGACGCTGGCGCCTCTCATTCACGACGGAGA
This region includes:
- a CDS encoding efflux RND transporter periplasmic adaptor subunit gives rise to the protein MRFILGSTVSVLLVSLVSGGIVLAYQMRLQSQSIELTDKMNRGPRVLVEAINQAGSAGTYEVPVTIRGFIETPVYAKVAGYLKKLMVDKGDRVHKGEVIAIIESPETDKQVADAKASYQYQDVTDRRDQYLLNNGVISQQMADDQHAQMLEAKAFYQQEVAMQSYEAVTSQFDGVVTARYVDPGALIPQSTSPSTISSNTPIVWLATLQPLRVFAYVPQTLAPLIHDGDRASVTVEEYPEEQFDGTVTRHPQALDPASRTMLVEVDLPNRDLKLMPGMYGKVKLSAAGGAGGLVAPDDALIFRDDKVYLPVVRSNQLHLEEVRLGHDDGISVAVSGDLHDGDLVAMNVGQAALDGESVQPVRMAGK